The following DNA comes from Frankia casuarinae.
CGAGTAGAAGTTCCGGACCGCGTGTTCGATGAACCACTCCTGCACGTCCGCCATCGCCCGCAACGCGAACTCGGTGGAGAAGATGCAGGTGTTCTGCCCCTGGTCCTCCTTGAGGATGTCCGCCTGCACGGTGCCACGGACCGTGGCCAGCGTGCGGGCCCGGACCTCGGCGGCCTCGTCCGTGCTCGGCTCCCGGCCGTGCTCGGCGCGGAAAGCGTCCAAGCGCTGGTCGATCGCGGCGTTCAGGAACATCGCCAGGATCGTCGGCGCCGGGCCGTTGATGGTCATCGAGACGCTGGTCGACGGATCACACAGATCGAACCCGGCGAACAGGACCTTCATGTCGTCCAACGTCGCTATCGACACGCCCGACGTGCCGATCTTGCCATAGATGTCAGGCTGAGACGCGGGATCGCGGCCGTAGAGGGTCACCGAGTCGAAGGCGGTGGACAGCCGGGTCGCAGGCGAGCCGGCGGAGAGGAAGTGGAACCGGCGGTTGGTCCGGAAGGGGTCACCTTCACCGGCGAACATTCGCGCCGGGGCCTCCCCGGCGCGTTTGAACGGAAAGACGCCGGCGGTGAAGGGGAAGTACCCTGGCAGGTTCTCACGCCGCAGGAAGCGGATCAGGCGAGCGTCGTCGTCGATGGCGGGTACCGCCACCCGCCGGATCAGAGTCCCGCTGAGTGTGGTGCGCACCAGCGGGGTGTGGATCTCGGTTCCCCGGACGAGATAGGTCATCTTCTCGCCCTGACGTTCCTCGACGATCGCCGGCCATTGCGCCAGGAGCTCCCTCGTCCAGGGGGCCAGGGCGGCTTCGGCCTCGTCGCGCAGCACGGCGAGGGTGGTGGGTTCCGCCGGCGCCGGGCCCGCGCTGGGGTTGGCGCCGGCCAGTGCCGCAAGGGCCGTCGTCAGATGCTCACGACGGCGGGCCAGCAGCGCCTGACGCTCGGTCTCGGCGTGATAGCCCCGCACCGTCTCGGTGATCTCGGCCAGATAGCGTATCCGGGCGGACGGAATGACCGTGGTCAGACCGGTAGAGGTCCGCCCGCGCACCAGGTGCAACGAGCCGGACACGGTGTGCAGATCGTGTTTGCGTAGCAGCCCGACGAGGTGCTGATACAGGGCGGTCACCCCGTCGTCGTGGAACCGGGCGGCCGAGGTGCCGAAGACGGGCATATCCTCCCAGGACTGGTCGAACGCCTGCCGGTTGCGCACCAGTTGCCGGGCGACGTCACGCCGGGCATCCTCGGCGCCGCGCCGCTCGAACTTGTTCACCGCCACCACGTCGGCGAAGTCCAGCATGTCGATCTTCTCAAGCTGTGAGGCCGCACCGTACTCGGGTGTCATCACGTACAGCGAAACATCGCAGAACGGAACGATCGCCGCGTCACCCTGCCCGATGCCCGGCGTCTCGACGATCACCAGATCGAAACCGGCCGCCTGGCAGGCTTTGATCACATCCGCCAGGGGAGCCGGAACCTCACTGCCCCCCGTGCGCGTCGCCAGGGACCGGAAGAACACGTTCCCTGCCGTGCCATCACCCAGGGAGTTCATCCGGATGCGGTCACCGAGCAGTGCACCGCCGCCCCGCCGACGGCTGGGGTCGATGGCGAGCACCGCGATCCGCAGGCTGTCGCCCTGGTCGAGGCGGAAGCGCCGGATCAGCTCGTCGGTGAGCGAGGACTTTCCCGAACCACCCGTGCCGGTGATACCGAGGACCGGAACCCGCGGGTGGCGGGCGGCCTCGTCCTGCAGCGCCGCCGCGAGCCGCGGGTCCCGGCCCGCCTCGAGCACGGTGATCGCCCGGGCGAGCGCGCCGTGCTCACCAGCCGCCACCGCATCGAGCTTCGGCCCGTCCTCCGTCAGATCGACGTCACAGGCCTCGATGATCATATTGATCATCTTTGCGAGACCGAGCCGCTGCCCGTCCTGCGGGGAGAAGATGCGCGCGACCCCGCGCGCGTGCAGCAGGTCGATCTCCGCCGGCAGGATCACCCCGCCGCCGCCGCCGTAGACCCGGACGTTGCCGGCTCCGCGCGCACGGAGGCGCTCGATGAGGTAGCTGAAGTACTCGACATGCCCGCCCTGATAGGACGACAGGGCGATCCCCTGGGCGTCCTCCTGGATCGCGGCGGTGACGACCTCCTCGACGCTGCGGTCATGCCCGAGATGGATCACTTCGGCGCCCTGCGCCTGCAACAGGCGACGCATGATGTTGATCGCCGCGTCATGCCCATCGAAGAGTGAGGCCGCCGTCACGATCCGGACCGGATGAGCTGGTGTGTGCAGCGTGGCGGCCGGCTCGTGCCGGTTGTCGGAGGACATCGCGTCGGAGGACATCGAAGCGGCTCCCGGGGACGATGTGGCGGGCGGAGATACCTAGAACACTTGGCTTCCCGATAGTAGGACATCCATGTAATAGATGCCACCACGGCCAAGGTGCTGAAGCGGGTGCTGCCAGCCAGTAGTCGGAAAATACGCGTATACGAGTGTGGGGCTGTCTCCCTAGGGAGACAGCCCCACACTCGTATACGTCCGGCGGCGTCCTACTCTCCCACACAGTCCCCCATGCAGTACCATCGGCGCTGAAGAGCTTAGCTTCCGGGTTCGGAATGAGACCGGGCGTTTCCCCTTCGCCAAAACCACCGAAACACTATCCAGATATACCAGCCGAACCGGCCGTACACCCGAGAACCGCACAGTGGACGCGTAGCACCTTCGAAGACAAGCCCTCGGCCTATTAGTACCGGTCAGCTCCATGCGTCACCGCACTTCCACCTCCGGCCTATCAACCCGATCATCTAGTCGGGGGCCTTACCAGGCTACCCTGTGGGAGACCTCATCTCGAAGCAGGCTTCCCGCTTAGATGCTTTCAGCGGTTATCCCTTCCGAACGTAGCCAACCAGCCATGCCCTTGGCAGAACAACTGGCACACCAGAGGTTCGTCCGTCCCGGTCCTCTCGTACTAGGGACAGCCCTTCTCAAGTCTCCTGCGCGCGCGGCGGATAGGGACCGAACTGTCTCACGACGTTCTAAACCCAGCTCGCGTACCGCTTTAATGGGCGAACAGCCCAACCCTTGGGACCTACTCCAGCCCCAGGATGCGACGAGCCGACATCGAGGTGCCAAACCTTGCCGTCGATATGGACTCTTGGGCAAGATCAGCCTGTTATCCCCGGGGTACCTTTTATCCGTTGAGCGACGGCGCTTCCACAAGCCACCGCCGGATCACTAGTCCCTGCTTTCGCACCTGCTCGACATGTCTGTCTCACAGTCAAGCTCCCTTGTGCACTTGCACTCAACACCTGATTGCCAACCAGGCTGAGGGAACCTTTGGGCGCCTCCGTTACCCTTTAGGAGGCAACCGCCCCAGTTAAACTACCCACCTGACACTGTCCCTGATCCGGATCACGGACCCAGGTTAGACATCCAGTACGACCAGAGTGGTATTTCAACAACAACTCCACCAGAACTGGCGTCCCAGCTTCACAGTCTCCCACCTATCCTACACAAGCCGAACCGAACACCAATATCAAGCTATAGTAAAGGTCCCGGGGTCTTTCCGTCCTGCCGCGCGTAACGAGCATCTTTACTCGTAATGCAATTTCGCCGAGTCTGTGGTTGAGACAGTGGGAAAGTCGTTACGCCATTCGTGCAGGTCGGAACTTACCCGACAAGGAATTTCGCTACCTTAGGATGGTTATAGTTACCACCGCCGTTTACTGGCGCTTAAGTTCTGAGCTTCGCCCCGAAGAGCTAACCCGTCCCCTTAACGTTCCAGCACCGGGCAGGCGTCACTCCGTATACATCGTCTTACGACTTAGCACGGAGCTGTGTTTTTAGTAAACAGTCGCTTTCCCCTGGTCTCTGCGGCCACTCCCCGCTTCGGAGGTAAACCCCTACACGGAGAACGGCCCCCCTTCTCCCGAAGTTACGGGGGCATTTTGCCGAGTTCCTTAACCACAGTTCACTCGAACGCCTCGGTATTCTCTACCTGACCACCTGTGTCGGTTTAGGGTACGGGCGGCCCTGACACTCGCTAGAGGCTTTTCTCGGCAGCATAGGATCACCCACTTCGCC
Coding sequences within:
- the icmF gene encoding fused isobutyryl-CoA mutase/GTPase IcmF, producing the protein MSSDAMSSDNRHEPAATLHTPAHPVRIVTAASLFDGHDAAINIMRRLLQAQGAEVIHLGHDRSVEEVVTAAIQEDAQGIALSSYQGGHVEYFSYLIERLRARGAGNVRVYGGGGGVILPAEIDLLHARGVARIFSPQDGQRLGLAKMINMIIEACDVDLTEDGPKLDAVAAGEHGALARAITVLEAGRDPRLAAALQDEAARHPRVPVLGITGTGGSGKSSLTDELIRRFRLDQGDSLRIAVLAIDPSRRRGGGALLGDRIRMNSLGDGTAGNVFFRSLATRTGGSEVPAPLADVIKACQAAGFDLVIVETPGIGQGDAAIVPFCDVSLYVMTPEYGAASQLEKIDMLDFADVVAVNKFERRGAEDARRDVARQLVRNRQAFDQSWEDMPVFGTSAARFHDDGVTALYQHLVGLLRKHDLHTVSGSLHLVRGRTSTGLTTVIPSARIRYLAEITETVRGYHAETERQALLARRREHLTTALAALAGANPSAGPAPAEPTTLAVLRDEAEAALAPWTRELLAQWPAIVEERQGEKMTYLVRGTEIHTPLVRTTLSGTLIRRVAVPAIDDDARLIRFLRRENLPGYFPFTAGVFPFKRAGEAPARMFAGEGDPFRTNRRFHFLSAGSPATRLSTAFDSVTLYGRDPASQPDIYGKIGTSGVSIATLDDMKVLFAGFDLCDPSTSVSMTINGPAPTILAMFLNAAIDQRLDAFRAEHGREPSTDEAAEVRARTLATVRGTVQADILKEDQGQNTCIFSTEFALRAMADVQEWFIEHAVRNFYSVSISGYHIAEAGANPISQLAFTLANGFTYVEAYLARGMRIDDFAPNLSFFFSNGMDAEYTVIGRVARRIWAVAMRERYGAAPRSQMLKYHVQTSGRSLHAQEMAYNDIRTTLQALCAIYDNCNSLHTNAYDEAVTTPTENSVRRALAIQMIIDQEWGLAANENPLQGSFIVDELTDLVEEAVLAEFERISDRGGVLGAMETGYQRGRIQDESMLYERRKHDGTLPIIGVNTFLRPESAGTDPDAEGGPMELARATEEEKQSQLTRLEEFHRRHGAEAGAALEHLREVARSGGNTFAALMEAVRVCSLGQISQAFFDVGGQYRRNV